TAAGCGTGTCTTGTCACAGAAACGTCTGTCACAGAAACGTGTCACAGAAGCCGCTCGCAATAAAATAGCGCAGCTCGCGCTGCGCTACGAAAACTTTCGATCGCCGAAGCTGCCCCGGCGCTGTCGCCGGCTGCCCGGTGCCAGCTTTCTAACCGAACATATCTTTCACTTTGCTCATAAGCGACCGACGCTCTGGCTTGTTCTCGACTTTGCCAATCGATTCCAACTCCTGCAACAGTTCGCGTTCCCGCTTGGAGACTTTTGTTGGCGTCAGCACCTTCACCTGTACGAACAGATCGCCACGTCCATGCCCGTTGAGCACAGGCACACCCTTGTGACGAAGCCTGAAACTCGTACCCGTCTGCGTGCCTTCAGGAATCTTGACGGTTGTTTCGCCCTCCAGAGTCGGGATCTTGATCTCGGCTCCAAGGCCCGCCTGCGCGAATGAGATTGGAACAACGCAAAACAGGTCCTTGCCTTCGCGTTCGAAAAACGGATGCTCCTTCACGTGCAGCACGACGTAAACGTCGCCGGAAGGGCCTCCATGAACGCCAGCTTCACCTTCGCCGCCGAAGAGAATACGGGTTCCCTCTTCTACGCCAGCCGGTATCTTAACCTCAAGCGTGTGCTCTTCCAGCGTGAGTCCCGAGCCCTTGCATTTCTTGCACGGGTCCTGGATGACAGTGCCCGTTCCCTGGCACGCTGGACACGTGCGCGAGATGCTGAAGAAGCCCTGCTGATAACGTACCTGCCCGCGACCGCTGCAACTGCGGCAGGTCACCGGAGCCTTGCCGGGTGCCGCGCCGGTTCCGTGGCAAGTCCCGCAGGCCTCGCGCCGGCGGATTGTCACCTGCTTCGTGACCCCGAAAACCGCGTCCTCAAACGTCAGCGTGAGGTCTTCGCGAATGTCGCCGCCGCGTTGCGCGCGCGAACGCCGTCCGCCTCGGCCGCTGAACATGTCGCCAAAGCCGAACAGGTCGCCGAGTATCTCGCCGAAATCGACCGACGGGTCGAAGCCGCCGAATCCACCCGCGCCACCGCCGACGCCTGCGTGTCCGAACTGGTCGTACTGCGCTCGCTTGTTGGAGTCGCTGAGGATGGCATACGCCTCGCTGCATTCCTTAAAGCGGTCTTCGGCGTCCGGATTGTCGGGATTGCGGTCTGGATGAAATTGCAGTGCCATCTTGCGGTAGGCACTCTTAATTTCCTGGTCGTTCGCATTTCGCTCAACGCCCAGGACTTCGTAATAATCGCGTTTGGTATTTGTCGCCAGAATTCGTCCCTGCTGCTTCCGTTAGAATTTCGCTCCGCACA
Above is a genomic segment from Clostridia bacterium containing:
- the dnaJ gene encoding molecular chaperone DnaJ — translated: MLATNTKRDYYEVLGVERNANDQEIKSAYRKMALQFHPDRNPDNPDAEDRFKECSEAYAILSDSNKRAQYDQFGHAGVGGGAGGFGGFDPSVDFGEILGDLFGFGDMFSGRGGRRSRAQRGGDIREDLTLTFEDAVFGVTKQVTIRRREACGTCHGTGAAPGKAPVTCRSCSGRGQVRYQQGFFSISRTCPACQGTGTVIQDPCKKCKGSGLTLEEHTLEVKIPAGVEEGTRILFGGEGEAGVHGGPSGDVYVVLHVKEHPFFEREGKDLFCVVPISFAQAGLGAEIKIPTLEGETTVKIPEGTQTGTSFRLRHKGVPVLNGHGRGDLFVQVKVLTPTKVSKRERELLQELESIGKVENKPERRSLMSKVKDMFG